TGGCTACCACAGCAGCACTTTCTCAAAGGCCCTGCTGATCTGTGGGATGTGTCATGGGTGGTGGGGtgtgtggagcagcagcagcacagagctggcagtATTTGGAAGTAGCTTCCTTCCAGAGCCAGCACCTTCTGCCAGGGATCTGGGCTTGGTGCCCAGGTGGGATGGAGAGAGGCCTGAGTGCAGGTGAGCCAGCACCAGCCAGAACACCTCTTCTAAACAGCTCTCTTTCCTTGCCCCCACAGAATCTCAGAACCTGCCAAAGCAGCCCCCGCTGATGCTCGCCCTGGGCCAGGCCTCGGAGTGTTTGCGGCTCATGGCTCGCGTGGGCCTGGGCTCCTGCTCCTTTGCCAGAGTAGACGATTATTTGCACTGACCACCTGAGCGGGACGGAGCCGACGTCGTGGAGTGCTGCCCTTCACCCTCCGTTGCTGCCACTGCACCACCACCTCGTTCGACAGCCTGAGCTCCCTGCCACCGACACCCCTCtagcacacacacactgcctGTGCAAGGATTGAGTGAGTCCCTCACCGTGTGGCTGTTCCTGCCCCCAGGAAGACTGGCAGATCTGACCCGTCTCCCTGCCGTTGCTGCGGCTCCAGCGGCACTCAGTATTTCGCTGGTTATTCTAATGTAGCGCCTTCTGATGTAGggatttttctatttgttttgatttgagtTGTTTCTCATGGTTCCACCAATATTTTATCTGGAGAGTTTTGCTGAGCTGGTTTATGCTGATTTACTGAGGAAGCTCATCAAATTGGTGACagcttgttcttttcttcccttctccctccatcGTGCACATACAGCATCATCCGTGCTAGTAATCCGAACTCTTCTCACAGTGGCAGTTCAgagggattttttattttatttgaatcaTGTTTATTAAAAAGGTCTCTTCCACCTCCACAAAGTCATCGATGTATTTATTGCCCACAGACTTGGTCCCAGCCACACACATCATACAACCCGTCAGGAGGCCGGGTGAGGTACTGTCACACACTAATGATGGGAGTTGGAGGAGTCTGGTCCTTCATGGTGCCTCTCTTCAGAGCCCAAGGCTCTCAATCTTGGCTTTGTGAGTGGGAAGAGTAGAAGATTGACATTGCCTGCGTTGGTGGTTGTGCTGTAGAAGCATCTGACAGCCCTGAGAAAGAGTTAAATCCAGCTCTCTGAAcagctggagggacaggactgATTAATATGAAGTCATCTGCCACTGTATGGGTAGAACCAGGTCATGTGAGTTGGGCAGAAACATCCGTGGGTGATGCCCTGGTGGGCTGacaatttttaatgaaataacaAGTCCCCCTTTTTCTCCATGGGGGAGGGCTCTGCCAGTGACTAACAGTatttcctgccctctcccatCCCCATAACACTGATCTAAATGAGCACTTCTAAGTTTTGGAAGTGTCAGGAGAAacctgggctgagctgtgcttgtCCTTGCAGGTGGGACAAGCTGAGGTCAGGCTGCAGGTTGGGGTCAGTACCAGCTTTGTCGGGCCTGAGCCATTcagaaaggagcagcagtgtTTCTTTAGGGATTATTAAGATAATTATCGAAGTTTCAGGCCCAAAAGAGACTAGCAAGGATCTGTGGGTGAGTTAACCTCCGAGTAAAATGGACTAATGTGTCCATGTTGTGTGCCAACCCCAGGGACTCGAGTGCTGCCAAGCATTCAGGCCACCTGTGAGTGTTTCTGAGCATGTCCTGTTACCTGGCAAGGCTGCCTGGCAGCACCGTGTGCTTTGCATCTTCTGCTGTACCATTAAGAGGTGGCAGGTTCAGCTGCACAGGAGGAGTTGGAATTCTGCACCAAATTAATTGTAGGTCAGTAGCTCTGGGGAGGACCCAAGGGAGCTCCAACCAAACATGAATTTTACTGCTGTTAACAAGTTTTTTTTTGGAAGGTCAGTGAAAGATGAACAGTTTTTGTTGAGGTTTATTCTTAAAATGGAGGTTGGCCTGTGCCAGGACTTCAAGCAGCAAGAGAGCTTGTGTGCCACTgagaaggagagcagcagcagcccaaagCTTTAAGAATTTTCTGGGTTTGCAGGCTGGATCTGCAGCTGGCACCTCAGGTCTGCAAtcaaggcagagcaggggggcAGGTGCCAGGGCAGACTGTGGCAGTGAATGTGCAGATGGTGTTGGAAATGGCTGGGAacattttccctgcctttggtGAAGGTGTGCAGTGTGTAGGGGCAGTGCTAGAGCCGTGGTGGTCTAAGAAAACAGGACATTTAGAGATGGAGGAGATACTTTTATCAGATCCCTGGTATAGCTGCAAAAAGCAGAGGGAGCTCTACCACAGCCGTTCTTCCAGGGAGACAGCTGCACCAAGCAGAATTTAACCTGCCAATCTGGAGCTCCTGTTCCAGCTCTGGGGAACAGCTCATGTGCCTGAAAGCTCATCTGTTGCTTTTCAACTCTGCTGACGCATCCCAGCCCAGCTTGCTGTCCTTGCCTTGCTGCAAGTGCAGAGAGAACTCAGTGGGCAGGTTTCCTTCCCAAAGCCTCTGGCCCCAGACGTGCCAAGGCAGCATGTGACCTTTGCCTGGTGGGCTTCTCCTGCAGGCTTTCCATTCCTGAGGCTCAGACTGTCAGCACACTGCTGGGCTCATTGTGGGTACTGAGGCTGAAATACTCCAGGACCTTGCTTTGCCTCCCCCATTTGGTGACTTCCTCTGCTGTTGGTCACCACTTTGCAGCAGTCTGGCTGCAGTCAGACCTCTCTCTCTTTGTAGCAACAccatgtttatttctttctgaggTCTTTTTGGTTCCTTCTCTTTGTGGTTTCTTTAACCCAAGTCTCTTCATCATGTGTCATATTAATGCCCCATTTGGTCTCTCAGCAAAGCTTTGCTGACTGtcctaaagcatttttttaaattttggtttcactacaaaagagaacaaaacaagagATATTCCTAGATATCTGGTTATTTTGGTGCCAAGAAATGTGTGATGGATgttatttgggtttttaaaatttatttcaagtcTTCTGGTGGTTTCACTAGTGGTTTCTGCTTCTTGCACTCAGATTCTGACTAATGTGGCCATGACTCAGTATGGGGAAGATAAGCACGTTTGTGGTGTGTGGTGGGATGTAAGCCTCAACCTACCCCTGATTCCTAGATGGGATTTCTGATGTGGTTTTCCCAGGTTGTATTTCAAAGCCTGTTGCCTTTGAGTCTCTCTGGCTGCTCTTTGATGGTTCATATAGGCTGAAGCTTGGATTATTGCAGTagttttttaaaacagagctAAAGTAAAATGGGGTCTATAGCACTGAATGTGGCTGTACACCTAACCAGAGGCTACATGGCAATTCAAAAGTTACTTTTATAAAAGTGATTTGGGATTTGTTATTGCAAGTGCCTCAGGCAACCTGGTCACTGCTCCCAAGAGTCCTTCAGTAAAGCCATGGGAATGACTGTGGAGCCTATAGGAGAAACTGCTGGTTTCCCATTTCTGGGTGAGGGGACAAGGACTCAGCTACAGCCCTGTGTTGTAATGCTGATGGCACTGCATATATACTTCCATCATGTGTGGTTGTCTCAGGTTGctctctgctgggctggcttCAGATCCTGGGAGAAGGTtttccagagctcagctggaCTCTGCACAAGCAGCAttcctcagccccagctgcatGTCCTTCCCAGGACCTGGGAAATGCCACTGCTGGGACAGCTAAACCTCTTCAGCCCCGCTGTGGCTGCACACTTGGAGGatctcagctgtgctctggtTAATCCAGAGGCACCACCAAAGAGCAGCAAACACActccagccctgtcctctgGACACCCCACCCACCTTTCTGACACTCTTCCTGACACTGGCACTGTAGCAAAGgccttgcagaaggaaaacatttcacagGGACCTGGTGGAACCTGATTTCAGGGGTGGTAAACTGCAGGCCTGCACATCCTGGGCTTTGGGTTTGAATCCAATGCCCTGCCTGTTAAGTGGCCTTTTGAGAGGAGCATTTTGAGAACTCGAGACCTGGAGCCTTGGTTAAAGTGTCCTTCAGGGGTTCTGTGGAGAGAGCTTCAAGAAGCTGAATTACATCACCAGACTTCTCTCCCCATGGACAAGGGTTTATGCTGCCCCCATAAGCAGAGAGTGAGAGCATCAGGAATGCATTGGGAGAACTCTGGAGTGAGATGCACCGGAGAAGCTGGAATAAGTATTTTTTGGGAGAGTATCCACCTCATACACCTGGTACTCCAGCCTGTGACCATCTTAGTGGCTCTGCTGGATGCATTCCAGTTCGTGGGTATCTCTCCTGTGCCAGGGGAGCCAAATCTTGTTCCTCTTGGTTCCTCTTGTTCCTCTTGGAAGCGTCTTGTTCCAGATGATTCCTCTTGCTGCCCATGAGCCTACCCTAGCAAGTATTTAACCAAAGCTAATTCAAGACTTAAGAGTGTTGAGAGGGCTCTCAGGCAGGGGGGGTAGAAGTCTATTTCCTGTGCATCCTTGGTGAGCTCCCAGAGCCAGCTGGTTTTGGGAAAACTTCTTGCTGCTACCAGCAATCCCTTCTTGCTTCTCTGCCTTCCACAATCCCAGTATTCTCCCAGCTGCATGACCACAGtatctgcagtgctgggtgctATGGGAGCTGCTCCAAGACCCGGGCCAGCTCTGTGGCTTGTGTCTGTGCCAAGCATAGATGTGGCAAACTCCAACTGCCCTTCTTGGCTTGCTCTTCCCTGCTGGCCTAAAGGGGCAGGTCCACATGTGACAGTCCCTTTTTGCCGCCATACAGCATTCTGTcagcctgcagctgggctgcctgcagcacttCTGCCATTCTTTTGGAGGCTGCTAGGAATTGAGCCCTTgtgtgtggccagcaggacgGAGAGGGACTCCCAGTGAAGTGCTGGACAACGTGCAGCATCCAGCTCTTTAGGGGAGGTTGTCCAGTGGATGCTCGCCCTCAGCCCCATGTGAACCAAAGCTGGAGCTTGTTGCCTTGGGATGTTTGAAGGGTGTGTGGTGAAAGATGGGTGTAAAGCCTGTTTCTGTTTCCAGCATCCTGGTGGtcctcactgtgctgctgcccacTGAATTTGGACACCAGGAGATGCAGCTGTGGCTGGTGTGGAGAATGGGCCCCTCTGGGAGTGTTCTGAGGTAACCATTCCTCATGGTTACCTACACCTAGGATCTTCCCAtacccttccttcttctcttttttcacagTGACATCTCAATCTCTCCTCAAGCTGTGtccttgtttttcatgttttattaagGCATCTTTACCATTCTTTAAATAGCTTTGTTCTTGAAGCTGCCTTGAAAAACTGGAGcaaccagagctgctggaacTAGTTCTGGGGATTGAATGTATCATTTTCCACTGTGGGTATCAGGGATGATGAACCATCTCCTCCTTCAGCAAAGCAAACCAGGCTGGATTGTGGCTGTGCTTTGGTACCTGTCTGTGTTAACACGTAGCACGTGTTGCTTAGGCACACGTTTGGGAGTTCTGCTGTTGTGGGGTTGATTGAGGAGGTGACCTGTGGCAGCCAGGCTGTAGAGCAGTGTGAAGTGCCATGGAGCTGTGTGGTGCACCACATGGGATCAGGAAGTTCTTCACATGAAAAAGCAGTGCAGACTTGAAGTGCCCCGTGGCAGCAGGTGCAGAGAGAGGTCCCTCACGCTCCAGTCCTGGGTGCAGTGAGGCCCCGTGGAGCTGGTCACAGCCTGGGAGAAGGCACAAGGGGCCCCATTCCACCAAGGAGTCCCCTTTGCAGAAGGAGCATCTTCCTTTCAGCCCTGCCAGTGTGAGAGCAGCCTCAGTGGTGGGTCAGAGAGAGAGCAGGTCTCTGGTGGAGAGCAAGTGTTGGGTCTCCAGCTGTACCAAGGTGTTTCTGCAGACGGACTTGGTGGGGATGTGCCAGGGAcatgctgggtgctgctgggacCCTTCTGCCCCAGAGGGAGGAGTGATGGATTGAACTGCAATCCAACAGTTCTTGGTCAGAGCCAGAGCTGGCTGTGAGCCTTGTCCCGTCCGCTGTGCAGGGGCAGAGAGCTGGAGGAAGTGTTactggggctgtgtggggggAACTGCAGCAGatttgggaggaaaagggaggagtTGAGATCCTGGAGGCCTCTTCCATAGGAAGCACTAGCTGCTCTCCACCATCCTTTCCTGCAACAAGAGGTGGCAGGTGATGGATGAGTGAACCGGGCATATCTGTCCCTCTCCCCACATCCCAAACCAGAGCTCAGAGCCTGCAGCTTGAGCTGGAGCAGTGTCCGGCAAGCCAGGGCATCATCCAGGCTTGAGGAGCACATGTCCTGCCAGCTCTTTTATTCCAAGAGGGAGGCTTGCCTCTCTCCTGCTTGCAGGAAACCCATGAGTCCTGTGTGGAATTTACACTCACATCaccacagaaacatttctggaGGCCGTGCAGACCTCTGCTCCTTGCTGAACGTCCCATGGCCAGGCAGACACCTTTTCTGTGGTCACTCCACTTGGGTGCAGGTGTGTGCTTGGATGTTTTTGCTCGGAGGACTTTAGCTGCATCCTTCCTCCAgaagggagcacagagggaTTTTTGTATGCTGAGCTTCTCACAGCCTCAGACttggagaaaggagaagcagcagcagctctggggataATCcggattttaaagaaaatttgaaaaacacaAGTATGGTGACTTCCAGACCAAGGACTGCACCAGGGCTGGATTGGGATTGCATTTCTCAGTCCTGCCTGTGCAGCcgggaggcaggaggaggctgcagcccctgaagccctcacaggcagcagtgcaAACCCCAGGACCTGCCCAGCACACAGTGGACTCTTCTCTCCTGCTGGTTGCTCAAAACTCAGGTATGAAATGCTCAGCTGGAGCACGGGGTGCGAGGTCTCCGCAGGTTtcctggcagccctggaggAGCGGCCACCgctgggcacagctccctgtgccactCCAGGCTTCTCATCGCCTTCAGAAGGGAGTTTCACCTCTTTGGTACAACATTTGGCTACGTGGACATTACACAAACTGTGCACATTGGTTCAGTCTACGCTTAGTATTTGTGAATTAAGTTATCTGACGCTTCGCATGAAAACTTCAAAAAAGGGGGTTGGGGGGGTGGATTTTAACTGAGAAAAAGCCTATGAAAATATACTGGAAATATGGTAAAGAAATCGACATTCTGCTGTATAttgacagaattatttttattaaaatacacatcCATGTGCAAGAGCCAGTGTGGAGCCGTGTGCTTTGTCAGTCCCTGGTCACTGGGGAAGGCCACTTGTGTCCCCTCTGACAGGGGATGCAGAGTCCTCAAGGTGTTTGTCCCCCAGTATCTGATTCTgcttcagctttcctttccaCCACTGCTTCCTCCCATGGTGCTTACAGTTCATGGGCAAAAATGTCATTAGGGATGTTTTTCCTGTGCCATTCAGTGTCCTAGAAAATACAGCCCTGAAGTGTTTTCTAACCATGAGCACAAAACACTGATGAAGCTTTAGGCTGAGGATCATTTGCACATTGCTTGCTTTCACCTTTCTGAGGTTTTCCCATGTATGTTTGCACCTCTCCCATGAGAAGATGGGCCAGCAGCCTGGTTTTAGTATCTGGGATCTCATGCTGCTCccacccttccccagccctgtggagGGACAAGCAGCCAGGACACCTCTGTCCAGCTGAGGGGTTGTGTCCTGGTACTGTGGGCATTGTTTCTCATCTCCCTCAGATACTTTGCAGTGGCCACCAGCACATTTAGAAGCTGTCAAGGTATTAAAGGTTTGGTAGATCAGTATCTTATCCCAGAACCCTTCCCTTAATTCTGGAGCACCTGCAAAGCCCGTGGGGCTCTAAGGGTAACCTCACCTATGGATCCTGGACCTGTGGGTCAAGGCCTGGCTCCACCATGGCATCCCCAGTGAAGCACACTGTGACCAGGCAATTGCTCCTGGAGAAATACGAGCTTGTGGCaccgattttttttttggttgcagCATCCCCTGGGCTTGTAGGATCTGCTGCTTGGGCCAGAGAATCAGGAGAAATTCAAACAGCAACTTGCAGCAATGAGtctttattataaatatttgcCCCGCAGGCACGTCTTGGCAGGGCAGTGACAGCAGGAGGAGCTCGGTAGCTGGCTGCTCCATGGCACTGTGACACCTCATCCCACTGGGGTACAGGATGGCTCCTCCTGCAGTGATGGTGCCCACTGCCACAGCATCCTTTGGAGAAGAGCTGCAAGCACCGTTGGCTCCATCCAGAGACAGGAGGACTGGATGGGTGAGTCAGATGGCAGATGGAtttcaaattttcctttgaagcCGTTTTATGGCTTTCTTCACCCATTGCTTCTCGGGGTCAGCACAAATCTCATCACCACTTGCAGTCAGAAACCTGCAATGAGAAAGCAGTGAGGAAAAAGAGTGAAAACATGAACCATGAGCCATTCCCTTCCCGTGCACTGTTTCTCCCCTCCCTTTGTGCAGCCCCGTGCTGGATTGAGGCTTGGAgccctctccagcagcccctgccctcctTGGACTGATGGTGAGTGTCTGAATCCTACCAGACCACTGGCATTAGCAGAAAGCACTGAAacctattttttcccctctttgcccaccccccagagctgctttcctACCACAGCTCCCCCTGGCTGGGACTGAGCTGTCTGTGAGGCAAGATGGGAtgggggagctgctccagctctgggatgggaaGCAAACCCTGGGATACTCACACAACTGCAGGCTTGGGACAGTCTTTGGATGTCTCGTAGAAGCTTTGAGGGTGTCGGATGGGTTTCTGTGCGTGCTCAAAGCAGCATTCCACGGGTGTGAAGTGGGctgtggagggaagggggaatgTTGTGAATTACATCACCAGACAATGGCACCACAGGATTTGGAACACAGAATGGAGGCTGTGGAGCATCTCAGCAGCTCCCATAGCATCCTATGACAAGGGTTTGTCACCCTTCAGGACAGCAAGCACAGGACTGGGACATGGAGAGCAGTGGTGCAGGGAACAGCCTGGCACCTGGCAACTGACAGCCCAAAttgctgcagcccccagagcaCACGGTAAGGTTGGGGTGCTCAgtctggttttgggggtttcCAAGGCAGGGGCACAACTTGCAGGATGTTTTGAAAGGCTCCAAACAGCTGCATGTTCTCCCTCCCTCCAATCACTTGCTCATCCAGCTGAGactggggagcagctgccagaaCGTGCTCcaagctcctgcagcctctccccagGTCTGGCTTTGCTGAGACCACCCAGCACCTTCTCCATCCACCCCTGCACCCCGGGatgtgctgccctgccctgaCCAGGGGGTTGCTCCTCCTGTCAGCAGCACCATTCCCACTCCCTGCTGGGGTTTCCTGCCTGACCTCCCCAACAAGACATCCCCAGCAGGGCCTCAGAGCCCTGACCCACAGCAGTGGCCCGAGGTTCCTTACCTGTGCTGTGGTGCAGGGAGAAGGTGAGGAGCAGAGTGAGCAGCAGGACAGTCCTTGCAGGGAGCATGGTGGCTGTGAGGTGGCTCTTCCTCCGTCCTCTGTGCCGCCCTGCCcggtggctgtggctgtggctctCGCCGTGCTGTCATTTATCCTCTGCCTGCCGCCCACTCAGGCTGCACTTCCAAAAATTTCAGACCTGTCCTAAGAAGCCAGGGTCAAGGGGGTTTCTGTAGTTTATTTTTGGGACGCATCCAGCGGTGGGTGGAAAAGTTAAAGGAGCAGTTCTGCATTCTATGGAAGAGCCATGACGTAGCAAAGAACTTACAGGAGACTTGGGTGGAACTGAAAGTAGACTAAAACCATCTTCCCATGAGGGCAGAACATCACGTCTagtgcttgtttgtttgtttctaacaGGAGGGACAACCCACAGTCCATGAGCAGGGACGGGTGAGTTTAATTGGTTTGCCCAGATGGTCAAAGGCAGTGATTGAGTCTCATCCAAACTGACCTCCCCAGCCACCTTGGCCACACAGAGAGCACTGGGTTAGGCAGGAAAGGacgatgggatgggatgggatgggatgggatgggatgggatgggatgggatgggatgggatgggatgggatgtcAGGCAGGAGAAGCCACACTGGACCAATCCAGGAGGGACCCCAGAGCAGGGAGTGTCAGAGGTGCTTTCGGTGGGTTCAGCAGACTTtacagaaagggaagaaatgggGCAGTGGCAGTGGCGTGTCTGAGGAGAGCCTGGGTCTGAACACAAGTTGAGCCCAAGTGTTGCCTCTACCTCCCACACCAGCACTGGGATTGAAATGAGAGTCAGGGGGATGGAGGCTTGTGGCCATCAGTGCACAGACAGGGCATTCCTGCAGGGAGATGGGACAGGTCCTaccacagccccaggagagTCATCCCAGACACCAGAGAGGAGGGGCAGGTGGCACAGATCCCGATGGCAGCACCACGGAGCACTGGTGGACATCAGCCCAGCTTCCATGCAGGGATCTGCTCCCTGGGAAGGCAGATGCAGCTCTGTGTGAGGAGGGGGTGAGGTCCTGGTGGGAACCCACATGGGATGATGCTGAGTGGGAGCACAGGAAGGGACCTGGCTGTGGCTTGGGGGATGAGGCAATCCAAGGCTTCtcagaggggaagaaaggtGGAAATGGGCTTCTTAGAAGATAATCTCATGTCTGCACGActtctctgaaaggaaaaaggagaaggaaacagatCAAATGGGCTGAAAACGCTGGTTTAGAAGAAATGGTCTGCAGGACATGGGGCAGGGTGGGCATGCAgagagctgggcacagccccactgGGTTCTAGTGCCactgtccccaggcagggctctgcagggagaaaatgccTGACACACAGCAGCCCAAGTCATCTTCTATGGACTTTTCATCACCCCCAGGTTCTCCTGCCCTCCCTATCCACGTCCTCAGTGCACAGACCCTTGGGCCCAGCAGCCACCAGGATCACACCAGCTCCTAGGCACTGGTTAAAAGCACAGGGCTGTAATTAAGGGAGAACTGAGCTAATGGCTTTTTCCAACCAGCATGTCCTGGCACAGAAAACCTTAATGTGCCAACTCTGAGCTCCCTTTTCAGGCTTGTCTGAGGCACACAGttgctcttcctttcccttaGCTACTTATTCCCATCCCCACAAGCATTAGTAGATGCCTCCTCTGTCTGCTcttcataaaataaatcagtgcaCGTTGGGTGTTTGAAGGCCTGGAAAGGCCCCACAAGGCTCTGGGGGACTGGGCttccctctgtgtccctgccccagcagtggACCTTTGGGTTTGGCTTTAGTCTTCTCCAGCCTCTTCTGCAGTGCCTGGGGTGCTCCCAGCAACCTCCTGAGCCATCCCCACCAGTGGCACGGCCTCCTCCCCAGGTGTGGAGCTCCTGGTTAGGCAAATGCAAAGGCAAGTGGAGAGAAGAGGGGTTACAGACTCTGCACAGGATTTTATGGGTGTCCAAACCACCCACAACCTCACTACAATTAATGAttgaataaaaattttctgaCTGAGGAAAACCCCcactttagaaattaaaatggatAGGCACGGACAAAGAAAGCAATGTAGGGATGGGAAATATTCTCTGACTCATAAAATTCTTTGGGGTTTGACGGGGTAATCACAAAAGTTAATACTTTAACAGAGAACATAAACTGTCTGCACATGACAAATGTTGGTGTCGGGCTGGACCTGCTTCCCCTGCCGGAGCCCTGAGGTCTGCGCTGCATCCGAGCCACAGCTGTCAGGAGAGGGCACCAAGTCCAAGCAAACAGGGTGGTTCCATGGTCTGAGGACTCCTGAAGCAGAAAGGCAACAGTTTAAGAGGCTTCTGCAGGCTGAAGCCTCTCCAGGTGCACCCAGAGTTCTCCACCTTCTTGGTGCCTGTAACACCTCAGGTTCCAGACCTGCAGTGTGCCAGGGTCATCCCTCAGCTCTGGATGGGTTTTGCCTCTGCTGTGAAagcatccctggagctgctgcagccaaaatccccttccccaggagctgggagtgaTGGCAGCAGGGCTCTCAGGGTAGCTGTTGCTCAGGGACTGCCTGAGCATCATCTGGCTGGTGGCAAGTGATGGTTTTTTTATCacttggtggggtttttttggtaggtTTCCTTTTTAGGTtggttcttcttttttttccccttatttaactgtcagagggaaagaaggaggaagtaGGGGGATATTCAGAGTTGCAGCATTTGTGTTCCCCAGTCACTGTTACACGTGAGgaagccctgctctgctcctcatggctgaacacctgcccaccggagggaaggagagaatgaatcccttattttgctttgcttgtgcgctggttttgctttatttattaaactgtctttaacTCACGACTTTCCTCACTCCTGCCCTTCCAGTTCTGCTCCCCCTCCCAAAGCCCTGGCAGGGATCACTGCTGAGCTCTCCATGGCCCCTGGCAGGGGCGGAATTTTCAGGGCTGTATGTGCAGGAATCCCTTGTCTGATTCAGCATCCCCTGTCTGTCCTATCTgcccagggagctctgcagagaaacccttcctctccagcccagcccagagaCACCACAGGCCTGGGCACATGTGGTAGACAGGCTGTGCTCCCTCATGGGGCAGCACATGGGACAGGCTGAAATCTCTAAGCCTGAAACTGATGGCAGTTTTGCACCTAAAAACCCTCAGAGGAGTCTTCAGCCCCTTTTGGGTCCCCTTGAAGTCCCATCCATCCCCTCCCTTTCTGCCCTAGTGAGACCCAGTGGGAAGAGCCCCCATCCCAGCGCCAGTTGCGGGGCTGGGAGAAGAAAGGACACCACTCTCTAATATCACATGAAGTAAACTTTATTTTGTGGCTGTGATCAGCAGGCAGGTGCTGGCGGGGCCAGCAGAATTCCAGGAGCTGGTGCCCAGCTGTGGatgcagcacagggctctggggAGTCAGtgccctctcccagcagctggaacatCCATAGCCCCTTCTGGGAGGGTGACTGTAAACCTTCCTTCCCACCAGGACGTTGGGTAGCCTGAACCAGGGCATCCACTCTACATCACGAGGCACGAAGTACTTTCTTTTTTAGTTCTTGAACTGCTTTCTGCACCCACTTCTCCTTTGGGTTTGCACAGAGCTTGACTCCTTTCTTGGTCTCAAACCTGTCAAGGTTAAAGGTGAAGCTTTGTGAGGAACGGCAGCTATGATT
This genomic interval from Corvus cornix cornix isolate S_Up_H32 chromosome 11, ASM73873v5, whole genome shotgun sequence contains the following:
- the CCL17 gene encoding C-C motif chemokine 17 codes for the protein MLTARTVLLVVVLLTLSPCSDAAPYIPSECCFGYVKGCLRLANLVGFYSTPRECFSPAIVFETKKGVKLCANPKEKWVQKAVQELKKKVLRASCGSDAAQTSGLRQGKQVQPDTNICHHGESHSHSHRAGRHRGRRKSHLTATMLPARTVLLLTLLLTFSLHHSTAHFTPVECCFEHAQKPIRHPQSFYETSKDCPKPAVVFLTASGDEICADPEKQWVKKAIKRLQRKI